The segment tgattTCCAATTTAACATCAATATATAaaagtgtttatattttaaaagctcTATTGAACTTGTTTctattacacacacacacacactctctctctctctcttttaattttctttttaacaagcTTTGtgcttaaagttttctttttttcgtttaaataatttaaaagcttttatttgtgCTTCATTTTGCCACGTACTACTATATAAACCTAAAGCTTTGTTGTCTTTCAAGTGTTATGACttgaaaagttttaagttttcttaagcttttaagctttttttaaaccttctttattaaaattccttaTAGCCGTCAATAAAGCATCGCGCGGATCGTTGGACTCAGTTGGTGAACTTACTTTTGTTACCGGTCTTAGTTGGACACTCATGGCGGGCATGGCTGGTGCTGGAggaggtggtggtggtgttgTAGTGCTGCCCGTTGTAGTCAAAGTAAGTGAGCTGCCAGAGCTTAAGACGGGAGCAGTTTTGGGCGTCAAAGGTTTGGGTTTTAAGGCAGGTGTTATAAAGTTATGTGAAGAAGAGGGTGAAGCAGTTTTAGATACTTGATTAGAGGAGATAAAGGAGCTGTTGGTCTTCTTtagatttaaatgtaatttggcACTTGTTAtggaattgttgttgttattgttgttcggGAATTTTTGGTTATTAAGCTTTAGATCACCATTGGCTAGCAATTTTTGTTGTGGGGGTGAAGTAGTTGTTGGGgagttattgttttgttgttgctctttAGCTTTTGGTTCTTCTTGGGCCAGGATTTTCTCCTTAAAACCGGTACGTCTTAAAGTATTTTGACCAAAAGGAGCTGTTGTGACAGTAACATCATCTTCCTTTTGCTGTTTTATGGAGGAGGAGCGTAAAATTTGTGGTCCTGGTTTGGTGTTCTCATTTTCTTGTGTTTGTTTTATCGAACTAGAgcgtaatatttgtatttttgttgtattggcCGAGGGTGTGGAAAATCTTTGTTTATTAACTCTGGGTAAAGTGCTGGTATTAACTATAGTCTGGGTCTGGGGTCGTAAAACCGATTCTACGGTTGGTCTTTGTGTTTGTCGCGGCAGAGAGTTGATGCTAGTGTTAACTATAACTTGTGAAGTTTGTCTTAGCACTGTTTCCACAGAGGGTTTGGGAGGAGTTTTGATTTGTGTGGAGGGTTTTGGTACAGTTTCTAGGGGGGACTTTAGGGGGAGCGTTTGACTTTGGTTTAAGGTTTCTTGTTTAATTTGGCTATTGTTGTTCGTTACCTCCTTTACAGCTACACTATCTACAATAACATCCTGCAAAGGTTTTACCAAAACTGGAACCTTGTAGTCCTTTTCTGGAATACCCATGCGTTGTATGGTGGCTGGTTTGGGGGCCACTGGTGGTGGCTCGTTGTTGTTAGCAGGAGTTGAAAAACGTTGATTTTTATTTGCTGTCTGGGCTCCTCCGAATATATAATCTCCCTCATTTTTAATGGCCACTTGACTTTTGGGTCTTTCACTCCAGGTAGAAAAGTTAATGCTGGGTGGTCCGGAATAGCGATAAACTTTGGGTAATTCTTTGGGTTTCTCCTCGTTAGCGGGTTCTTCCACTACCTTAACCTCCTGCTCCTCACCCTCCTCCTTTACTAACACTTCCTTGTTATCAGCTATTTCTAAGGACTTTGAAGTTTTCAATTCCAAACTGGCAAATTTCAATTCTTCCGAGGGTCTTCGAGCACTAACCTCCATAGGTTGCTCTTCCTCTCCAGCACTATTTGCCAAACTGTTTTTACGTGaattcaaaatagtttttatgacctCCAAACTTTGCAACGAAGGAGACTCTCCTATGCTTAGCTCACTAGAGGAACGTCTACGATTTAAATGGCCAGCCATTTGATCCAGCGATAGCTGGGAAGATGTACGTTTATTTAAGCCCAAATTTTCATTGGGTCCAGCAGCAGTGGTGTGAAAAGAATCGGAACGTGTTACAGATCTTCTTTGTTTTAGGCTAGTAACACTGCTGCGTTTGCGATAGAGTTTCTCCTCCTCCGGGCTGGAGGAGGGAGAGCTTAGGGGGGAGGAGGACTTAACAAAATCGGTTTCTGTATTACCCACATTTGTATTCACTATAAGTACTTCTTTTGGCTGATCAGTTACTACTTCTTTGGGTTTGCCGGCATTAGTTTGATTTATTGAATTGATGGAAAAGTTGCTCAAAGTATTGGGCTTTGCTGCCTCAATTTCGGTTAAATTCTCGGTTTTTTTCATCAAAGAATCTACTCCTTTTTCTTGTATAATACTCGACAATTCATCCACTAAACTGTCCAAAGGAGTAGTGGGAGTTTTGCTGGGTGtttcttctttaatttctttgatttcttttaaatccTGTTGCTCTTGCTCCCTTTTCAATTCCTCAAAATCTAGCACGGGTCTTTCCAATATTTTAGGTGTTATAGGGGCATCCGGTTTAGAGTCCATTTCTAGGGGATCCATAAATTTGTTATCTGCAAAATTGGGTGGTGGTGATATCGGGGCTGTAAAGTTCCAAGACGAGGTCTCCGATAAAGTATTAGGCGTGGGCACTTGGGTCAATGTTAAGGGCGTCCCCAGCTCACTATCTGTCTCTTCTTCTGCAGCATTATTCATGACGGTCAATTCTTCCAATGTCTTAGTTTCACTTACCGGTTTTACCAAGGTCTTGCCCAATTTGAAGTTATATACCTTGACCATATCATCATCATCGGAAGACGATTCAAAATTGGATTTAACATCCAGAGTAGAAACATTGGTGGGTAAAATGTCGGGTGTTGGAGAGGGTACGGGTTCTCCTATGCCCGAATCTGCCTGTTTGGAAACACAATCATCATCGGTTCTTTGCTGTTTGAAATGTTCATAGCAATGTTCCAATTCGGGCGGTTCGCAGGATAAAGACCTTGGCTCTGGGGTGGGTGTGCGATTGAGTAAAACTTTGGATATATTAGGCTTGGATTTGACCTCGCCATCGCTTTCGAAACTCTTTAGATCATGCTCGATATCTGTGGCATTTAAGAGTGTAGTGCTGGTGGTTATTCTGGGCACCGGTTTGGGAATGTTGTCCCCATTCACCGACTCTCCATGCTCTAAAGGTTTGGGTTTTTGTTCCTGTTCCTCTTCTTGATCTAAGAAACTATCCAGAGACTTACACAAACCCACTGGTGTGGTGGGTGTAGATGTATTGGAAACATTAGTAGAAGCTATAGAAATCGCATCCTCCTGATACAGAGAGCTACGTGGTGGTGGTGCTGGAGGCGCTGCTGTCTTCTTTTTAATCTGTACTATTCTTTTCCTAGGAGAAGGTTCGGGAAACTTACTATTTGCTTCCCCCAAATCACTAACATCCTGTTTACTTTGGCTATTACGatttaaagcatttttcttTTGGATCTGAGCATACAATACCGTATCCTCAGCATAACCATTGGAATTTAAAGAACCATTACCACTACTCTGCTCATTGTAATCCTTCAAATGGCCATTACAGTCGTTGCCATTAATATCGCTCATCAGCATGGTGGAGGTGGTTAAATTCGGAGTGGAAACCGAAAAGTCTTTGGTTGACAAAGGTGTGGTCGGTGTTGGTGTCTTTTTACTCTCACCATTCTCCATAATTAAAGCCGATTTCTCGGGTATGGCTATTTGACTTGGTGGTCTAGGGGCTGCACGCTTTTTGCGTGGTGGTGCCGACATTTTTGGTTGTGTGCTCGAAGGTAATTTGGGTGTACGGCCATAACTTAAAGCCGACGAATCCATAGAATTCAAAGAATTTGTTGAACTATAAGGACTAGTGGTTTTTGTGGTGTGTTTCGAATTGCGACTGCTAAATTCGGACGAAGATAAAGATTCTCTAATCAACGAAGTACGATGCAGTTTGATAATTTCATCGCTATTAAAATTATCATATGACTCGGTTTTGTGACATAAACGTATTTCGGATAGGCCCACAGCACCAATGGTTAAATCAcaactgtagacttgactaggATCAACTAAAGTAACAGAACACATTAATATCTctacaaaaaaacattacacTCCTGAAAATACTTACCCGGATTACGAAATTCATATTTTTCTGCATCTAATAACTTATTATCGCATACCAATTCCAAGAGTTTACTCAATGGCACTCTCGCTCCCAGACGCGTTACATATAGCTGATCTTTTGGCAGTAGTACGGTTATACGAAATGTCTGCTCGAACGGAGCATTTGTTGTGGCTGCTGGCAGCGGTGTTATACGATTATATTCCAGTTGACTAGTTTCATTGATGTTGGTGGTGGATATTGATAGATTTGTGCTGGATTTGGATAATTTACCATTGCCCATGGTTTTATCTGAAttatatagaaagaaaaatatcgaaataagTAACTTGGCATTTGGAAAGAAGTCAGTATTATAATTTAGCACTAGTCTAGATtttgaactatagattagtctttagtatagtctataatctagtcatgtctacattatagactagagtcaGGTCTTttgtctatcgtctagtctacagtcttgtttgtagtctataatctagtctatagtcgcatctataatctagtctatagcccagtccacattctagtttatagtctagtatatagtctgtctTGCctgtagtctattatatagcccagtctatagtctggtctatagtctagtgtatagattagttcatagtctagtctatagtatagtatatattcaagcctatagtctataatcaagtctatagtctagtctatattcaatcATATAGTCTagtagagactagactatagaccagactataggtcaaacctatagtctagcctatagtctagtctatagtttagtctatagtctagtctaaagtctagtctatagtctagtctatagtctagtctatagtctagtctatagtctagtttatagtctagtctagtctatagtctagtctatagtctagtctatagtcttgtctatagtctagtctatagtctagtctatagtctagtNNNNNNNNNNNNNNNNNNNNNNNNNNNNNNNNNNNNNNNNNNNNNNNNNNNNNNNNNNNNNNNNNNNNNNNNNNNNNNNNNNNNNNNNNNNNNNNNNNNNaaaatattttttgaaattgtgtttattttttataaaaaaaaatattaaaaaattgttaaacaatttgttattaAGTTAATAATTGATTGACATTTGTtagcaaactaaaaaaaaaacttgtctaaaatgctataaatttaaagctttaaaaaatttaaatgtttaaacaaatattaacctTACTGCCTCTTTAGTgatctaaagaaaaaataaaaccgcAATCaggctatagaacagactatagttcagtctatagttcagtctacagatcagtccatagaacagactatagatcagtctaaagtctaggctatagatcagtctatagttatgactacagatcagtctatagtctagactatagatcagtctatagttcagactatagatcagtctatagtccagactatagattagtctatagttctgactatagagcagtctatagtctacactatagattagtctatagtctacactatagattagtctatagtctacactatagattagtctatagtctacactatagattagtctatagtctaggctataggttagtctatagttatgactatagatcagtctatagtccagactatagatcagtctacagaccagactatagatcaatctatagtccaaacaatagatcagtctatagtctagactatagattagtctatagtctacactatagattagtctatagtctagactatagatcagtctatagtctaggctatagatcagtctatagttatgactatagatcagtctatagtctagactatagaccagtctatagtctagactatagatcagtctatagtccagactatagatcagtctatagtccagactatagatcagtctatagtccagactatagatcagtctatagtccaaactatagatcagtctatagtctagactatagattagtctatagtctagactatagatcagtctatagtctagactatagatcagtctatagtctagactatagatcagtctatagtctagactatagtctataatctggaatatatatcggtctatagtacagtctatagatcagtatatagtctagactataatctatagtccataatatagatcagtctgtagtccagactatagataagtctatagtccagaccatagatcagtctctagtccaggctatagattagtctatagttcagactatagattagtctatagtccagaccatagattaatctatagtccagactattgaataatctacagtccagactatagactctatagtCCGGTCAATAGAtctgtttatagtccagactatagatcgttTTACAACCCttactttaattcattatttagtccagattatagaacattctataatgaaatcaaattatcattctatagtaaaaactataaaccattctatagtcaagacaagaTAAGTCTAGAATACAGATTATATATTCGACTAAAGATCAGTCAATTGTCTAGGCTGTAGAACAGACTAacatatagaccagtctatagtctagcttttaCATCAGTCTATATTTCCATCttttggctatagatcagtctgtagtctggtctatagatcagtttttagTAAAGATCAGTCTTTTAGTCTAGTTTTAAGATCAATCTATTGGATATCCTATaattctgtctatagtctaaaaagatctgtctatagtataAACAGACCGGGATGCAAAATGGGAACTTATTAAACAAAACTTGTAGATCAATCTACAGATCACAGACTAAGCATCACTCTATATTAAACTTTATAATCATTCTTCTTAATAACTATCTAACTTTATCTTTCTCACTCTGTTTTCATTTCGAATCATAAATACCATCATCATTTAAtctcgaaaataaaaaaaaaaaaaacataaaaaaataaatatcaaagaaATTGAAACTGACTGGTATTGACTTAATCTTTAGAGCGAAATACTATAACTTTTGATaacgtttaaataaaatttactaaacaattaatattttccattttatattattttcatttctgttaacgtatattttaaataaatattagccATATACTTATACTTTATTACCTTGATTTTTAAGATAAGAtttttattctatatatatCTCTACGTAAATgggcaaaattttcttaatcagTACGGGTTTtttctccctctctctctctctttctttacagttaaactagaaaatttaaaacacaattctAGCAGTTGTACGTAATTAATTGAAGAATCAGCAGAAAGAAAACTCAAGGCggctaaattcttaaaaaaatcattgcaaaattttttaaaaagtcttttaaGGTCTCGGAAAATCACCATGAAGTTTGTTTAAATGTGTGCAAATTTTGAGATAGACTCAGTCATTGGAAAAACAAGAAGATTTACGGcaacttttttacatttaaggagactcttttcgtatattttgaattataacTGGAGAACGGGTTTCCTCGTTAACCATCAGTATGAGTAAATCGGGATTTTCAACGCTTAATCGTTGGTTGGGACGTAAGAATAAGGGTGAGTAGTTgaaatataaagtatttattacagaccagactatagtctggactatgtgtagattggactttagactacactataggctagactatagactagattatagactagactatagactagactatagactagactatagactagactatagactagactatagactagactatagactagNNNNNNNNNNNNNNNNNNNNNNNNNNNNNNNNNNNNNNNNNNNNNNNNNNNNNNNNNNNNNNNNNNNNNNNNNNNNNNNNNNNNNNNNNNNNNNNNNNNNagatagatagatagatagatagatagatagatagatagatagatagatagatagatagatagatagatagatagatagatagatagatagataggtagatagatagactaGGCTAAGggctagtctataaactagattgtATTGTATATTgattatagtgtagactatactatatgctaaactatagactgatctagacttaagactgatctatatgCCACACAGTCAGTTGATTATAGCGTTGACTAGAGACTAGATAATAGATTGATTAAAGTGTAGActtttgactaatctatagcccagactacaaACTGATTTGGACtcaagactagtctatagcccagaaaATAGATTGGTCAGTGTATAGAATAAtctattagtctatagactagacaatagactgaatATGGTGTATTTTTTAGAATGATCTATAGCCTAGATCATAGACTGATATGTAAACTAGGCTGATTTATACAGATTTATAATACAGACCGAtgtataagctagactatatactgatctaatggataaactatagattgatctatactaaagactaggctataggccagactatagattgatcacAGTGTAGACATAAAGGGATAATTTATtgtctatactaaagactagcctATAGGCTTTTATATACGAGGATGTGTTATATTCGAgtttataaaacactttttagaTGAGTTTATAGACGTTTTTAAAGACAAGTTTATAAACAAcatattaaactttattaaagttTAGTTCATTGCAAAGAAATTACCATTAACTAAAAATTCttgcaaaacattaaaattatgatttatttcCATTTCATAAACTTAAGTTCAATGTCAGAACCTTTAGGCACTTTTAATCTGTCAGAGCGTGTAGGATTTCACAACTCGATAAGCAGTAGACTTTTTGTTTGCCGTGATAATtatgctaaatatttaaattagtttctgggttttttttttttcattctaaatgtttagttttttttcacacTACGTTGAGTTTTGGTtacagaatataaataaaaatatgaaaagaaaatagaagaaaaaattatcTAATAAGAACACGtgccataaaaattaaaaacaaaatgttatgatttatttaaaaggttGTTATTTcaagaagttttattttataactgataaataaatttaggtTTTATTTAGGTTTATGCTTAAGTGGCCCCCATAAAGGTTTAATATTTGggggaaaattttttttacctttACAGGTTTTCGTATAGTTCAAAATCAAGGTTAAAAGTctttatcgataactttatcTTGTgcgatattttaaatttaatttattaataaagttattttttatatgaaatatttctaGATATTATttaatctattttatttaactttttacgcatatttttcttaatatgaatttaatatgaATCATGCATTTAAAGGGTAATTtctctatatttaaaaacaaaaaaaaacgaaaaaaacccAAAGTGTCTTAAAATGTtgaaagtaatttaaataaaaaaatctattaataatTCCCACGAAATAGTATTTtatgttcccaaaaaaaaaaatttcatatcattaatatatataatttcttacAGTGTATGTAGTTTGAAATAGTACTTCAGAATGTTTCCATTATAGAATTAACAGTCTCAAGGAGTTATTAGACGATTCAGAATTCAGTTTATAGATGAATTTTTAAGCGAATTATTAGCCACGATGTTTTCGACGTGTTTGCCTTTGAGTCTAAACGAGTTTGTCGAcgagtttaaagtctagttttagtactttttatagaCCAAAATGTAGATGAGATAAGAGTTGGGGTTCTTTAGAAGTTTATAGACGAGTTAACTCAGTCTAAAGGCATATTTTTAGGAGATTTGATGCATGACTATTTCGACGAGTTTTTAGTTTCAAAGAGCTTTTTTAGTGTGGAAATATATCAAGAGTTTAGTCTGTCTACAAGTATGTGTAggagattttagatttttttgatatatttatagcaaaatttgTACGCAAGATTTTCGACGAGTTTGTACATAAGTCTATAGGCGAGAAAGGTAAGTGTTCTAGATAGACAGAACGAAGATAGGGAGTTCGATTCCTACGTggaaactatctatctatctat is part of the Lucilia cuprina isolate Lc7/37 chromosome 3, ASM2204524v1, whole genome shotgun sequence genome and harbors:
- the LOC111682226 gene encoding protein cordon-bleu, which encodes MGNGKLSKSSTNLSISTTNINETSQLEYNRITPLPAATTNAPFEQTFRITVLLPKDQLYVTRLGARVPLSKLLELVCDNKLLDAEKYEFRNPVDPSQVYSCDLTIGAVGLSEIRLCHKTESYDNFNSDEIIKLHRTSLIRESLSSSEFSSRNSKHTTKTTSPYSSTNSLNSMDSSALSYGRTPKLPSSTQPKMSAPPRKKRAAPRPPSQIAIPEKSALIMENGESKKTPTPTTPLSTKDFSVSTPNLTTSTMLMSDINGNDCNGHLKDYNEQSSGNGSLNSNGYAEDTVLYAQIQKKNALNRNSQSKQDVSDLGEANSKFPEPSPRKRIVQIKKKTAAPPAPPPRSSLYQEDAISIASTNVSNTSTPTTPVGLCKSLDSFLDQEEEQEQKPKPLEHGESVNGDNIPKPVPRITTSTTLLNATDIEHDLKSFESDGEVKSKPNISKVLLNRTPTPEPRSLSCEPPELEHCYEHFKQQRTDDDCVSKQADSGIGEPVPSPTPDILPTNVSTLDVKSNFESSSDDDDMVKVYNFKLGKTLVKPVSETKTLEELTVMNNAAEEETDSELGTPLTLTQVPTPNTLSETSSWNFTAPISPPPNFADNKFMDPLEMDSKPDAPITPKILERPVLDFEELKREQEQQDLKEIKEIKEETPSKTPTTPLDSLVDELSSIIQEKGVDSLMKKTENLTEIEAAKPNTLSNFSINSINQTNAGKPKEVVTDQPKEVLIVNTNVGNTETDFVKSSSPLSSPSSSPEEEKLYRKRSSVTSLKQRRSVTRSDSFHTTAAGPNENLGLNKRTSSQLSLDQMAGHLNRRRSSSELSIGESPSLQSLEVIKTILNSRKNSLANSAGEEEQPMEVSARRPSEELKFASLELKTSKSLEIADNKEVLVKEEGEEQEVKVVEEPANEEKPKELPKVYRYSGPPSINFSTWSERPKSQVAIKNEGDYIFGGAQTANKNQRFSTPANNNEPPPVAPKPATIQRMGIPEKDYKVPVLVKPLQDVIVDSVAVKEVTNNNSQIKQETLNQSQTLPLKSPLETVPKPSTQIKTPPKPSVETVLRQTSQVIVNTSINSLPRQTQRPTVESVLRPQTQTIVNTSTLPRVNKQRFSTPSANTTKIQILRSSSIKQTQENENTKPGPQILRSSSIKQQKEDDVTVTTAPFGQNTLRRTGFKEKILAQEEPKAKEQQQNNNSPTTTSPPQQKLLANGDLKLNNQKFPNNNNNNNSITSAKLHLNLKKTNSSFISSNQVSKTASPSSSHNFITPALKPKPLTPKTAPVLSSGSSLTLTTTGSTTTPPPPPPAPAMPAMSVQLRPVTKVSSPTESNDPRDALLTAIRNFNKEGLKKA